The Epilithonimonas zeae genome contains the following window.
CAACAAATTCAGCTACAGAGAAAATTCGCTCAACCTCTCTTACAATACTGAGAAACTGGTTTATAATCTTCAATTCGGTTACAATTATGGGATTTCAACGTATCGCTACAATGCATTACAGCGTTTGGCAAATACAAATGTGATGAGAACCAAAAACTATCAGGAAGATGATGCTGAAATCTATAATATTCAGGTAGGAATTGATTATCGACTGAACAATAAAAATAGGTTTGGAGTAAATGTTAGAGGTAGTTTCCGAGATAATTACCGGACACGATTGGGCTCATTGTATACCACGAATGATGATGAGACACAGCTTATTTTTAATACGGAAAGTAATAATCCCACTCATTATGCCCAAAATAATTATGGTATAACGACGGATTACTCTTTTCAAAATAAAAACTTTAAGCTCAGTTTTTTAGGTAATTATCTCTCGGTTGAAAATAAGCAAAAGGATGATTTTATCAATAAAGACAGGCCAACTTCAGAACTTTTATCCTATTGGAAATCGGATCTTTTAAATAAGATTAATATTTATACAGGACAAATTGATGTCTCTCAAAAGATTGGAAACTCTACCTTAGAAGCGGGTGTGAAATTCAGCGACACAAGTACGGATAATAATATAAAATATGATACTTTGTCGGTAAGTAATCAATTTATTTTTGATCCGAACCGAAGCAATATATTTTCTTATAAGGAGAAAATATTTGCTGGGTATCTCGCTTATAGTAAGAAATTTAATAAACTTCAGATCAACGCTGGATTAAGATTTGAAAACACAAAAAGTATTTCCAATGCCATCACCACAGATTCTATCGTATCAAGAAATTATTTGGAATGGCTGCCATCTCTGAGTACAAATTATGTATTTAATAAATCAAATGAATTATTCATCTCCTACAGCAGGAAGATTACCAGGCCGGTTTTTTCACAACTCAATCCATTCAGATTTTATTTCAGTCCACTCAATTACTGGATTGGTAACCCTTATCTACAACCATCTTTCACAAGCCAGATCAAAACAACGTATCGTTTTAAAAATTGGGTAACCAGTTTCACTGTCGGAAGAGAAAAAGATGTAATGACCCGATATCCGCTTTATAATCCCCAAACCAATGTCTTAGAATACTTAGGGACTAATCTCCCTTATAGGAATTTTGCAGTTCTGGAAACTAGCTTTCCTGTAAAAATAACCAAATGGTGGAATGTAAACAGTCAGCTTTCCGGATATTACAATTATGAATTCAGACCATATCTGGATGAAGTTTTTGCTTTGAAAATTTATAATTATGAAATTCGGTTGAATCAGGTTTTCTCTTTGTCGAAAGGATATACAATCAATGTTTTCGCAAATTATGAATCCAAAGGCGGCAATAGCTTATACATTATAAAACCACGATATACAATAGATCTGTCAATACAAAAACTATGGTTTGACAATAAACTGAATACGAAAATAGGCTACAATAATATTTTCAATTCCTACGATCAGCGTGTTGAATTCCGACACAAACGGATTATGGATAATCAATTCACACATTGGTGGGATACCCGAAAATTGCTTTTCTCTCTAAGTTATAATTTCGGAAGTTCAAAATATCAGGCAAAAGAAATTCAGAGAACCGAAGAAGAAAATAGAACCAGATAAAATAACAACACCTGCTATAATAAGCAGGTGTTGTTATTTTTAATATGAATATTTCAGGTAAATTATCTGGCGATATTCACAGCTCTGGTTTCTCTAATTACTGTAACTCTTACTTGTCCAGGATAAGTCAACTCATTCTGGATTTTTTCGGAAATGTCATAAGATAATTGGTAAGCATTTTCGTCATTCACTTTTCCGCTTTCTACCATCACTCTCAGTTCTCTACCAGCTTGGATGGCGTAAGCGCTTGAAACACCTTCAAAACTCAAAGCTGCAGCTTCAAGATCTTTTAATCTTTGGATGTAAGATTCCAAAACTTGTCTTCTTGCACCTGGTCTTGCACCTGAAATAGCATCTGCTACCTGGATGATTGGAGATAGGAGAGAAGTCATTTCGATTTCGTCGTGGTGAGCCCCAATAGCATTGATCACTTCTGCATTTTCACCATATTTCTCTGCCCATTGCATTCCTAGAAGTGCGTGAGGCAATTCTGATTCCTGCTCCGGAACTTTACCGATATCATGTAATAGACCAGCTCTTTTTGCTAATTTTACATTTAATCCTAATTCGGCTGCCATAGTTGCAGCAATGTTAGCTACTTCACGGGAGTGTTGCAATAAGTTCTGACCATAAGACGAGCGGAACTTCATTCTACCAACGATTTTTACCAATTCTGGATGTAAACCGTGGATTCCAAGATCAATGATGGTTCTCTTACCAACTTCGATGATTTCTTCCTCGATATGTTTTCTTGTTTTCTCAACAACTTCTTCAATTCTTGCCGGGTGGATTCTACCATCCGTTACCAATCTGTGTAAAGACAATCTCGCAATCTCTCTTCTTACGGGGTCAAAGCACGAAAGAAGAATGGCTTCCGGAGTATCATCTACGATAATTTCAACGCCTGTTGCCGCTTCCAAAGCACGGATATTTCTACCTTCTCTACCTATGATTCTACCTTTGATCTCATCAGATTCGATATTAAACACAGAAACTGAGTTCTCTACTGCTTGTTCCGTTCCAATTCTCTGAATGGTTTGGATAACGATTTTTCTGGCTTCATTCTTAGCATTCAGTTGCGCTTCTTCCATAATGCTCTGAACGTGAGCCTGAGCTTTGGTTTTAGCTTCAGCTCTCAAAGATTCTACCAGCTCGTTCTTAGCTTCTTCAGCAGAGTAGTTGGAGATTTTTTCCAGCATTTCTACTTTCTGAGCTGTTGCAACATCCAAATCGTGTTGTTTTTTCTGAACAATTTCCAGTTTTTTGTTGTAATCTGCAACTTGTCTTTCCAGGTCTTTTTCTAATTTTCCAGCTTTGCTAAGCTCGTCATTCAGTTTATTTTCTTTGTCTTTGGTACGCTTTTCAGCCTCCTGCATTTTTTTCTCTCTGTTGTTGATGTTGGCATCGTGCTCCGACTTCAGTTCCAGAAATTTTTCTTTGGCTTGCAGATGTTTTTCTTTTTTTACCGCTTCTGCCTGTACATTGGCTTTTTCTATAATGTTTTCGGCTGTTTTCTTAGCATCTTCTACAATGTATTGAGCTTTTGAATTGAGAGAACTTTTTCCGAAGAAAAGTCCTGCAACTGCTCCGATGATAAGGGCAACGACACCGATAATAATGGTAATTGTGTCCATAAAATTTATATATATTGAGTTTAATTGTCTCTTTTTAATTTGTAAAAAGTACCATGTAATGTGTACAATGACTTTTCAATCTTAATACTTTATACATTCTACTTTGTACAAAGTGCATAAAAAAACCTACAACAGTTCAGTTATAGAGTAAACTCCATAAAAACACGATTTGAACTGATTTTCACTCTCTGTAATCTGCGCAAGACAGCACGCCATCGAATGAACTTTCGTCCGGTAATTTTTAATTGTTGAGTTTACTTCTTTGTGTTAGAACTATTGTAGGCAGCTTGTAATAGAAAAAATTATTTTTCCAATTGCTCTAAGAGTGTATTGATTTTGGCAACACGCCCGTTTGTATTTTTAATATTTTTCTCGTTGTTTAAAGAATATACTTCTGCATTGGTTCCCAGTTTCAAAGCGCACATCGCAAGAGCATCCTGTTTATCTCTCACATCGAAGCTTGCCTCGAAATCCTTTATCATACTTTCTATCTGTTTCCCTACTTTACGCAAGGTTTCTTCTTCTGCAGCAGGCACGTTCAACGGATAATTTCTTCCGGCTATATTGATCGTTATTCTTCTGAAATCCATTGTTATAAACCGCTGTTTTGTAATTCAGAAACGCACATATCTATTTCTTTTACCAATCTGTTGATGTGATTTTTCATCAGTCGGTTGTGTTCTGCGTTTCCGGATATTGCTGAGTAGAGTTTTAATTCTTTATTTTCTTCTGCTAATATCTGGTTTCTGCGTTTTTCCTCGGCATATTCTTCCTTCACTTTTTGTAGCTCCTCAGCCGTTTCTGCGTGTTTTTCTGAAAGAGTCCTGAACTTTTTGTAAAGGTTCTGAATCTTTTTCTCTAAAACAGAAAAGTTGTTTTCTAATTCGCTTAGCATTACCAGAATTAAATTCTAACTTTTACAAAAATAAGAAAAATTAATGATGAATTAACACCTTATTCCTGTTTTGTGAAAATGAATGGGTTTGTGTTTGATTTATAAGGATTTAAAGTTGAATGAAAAAATGTACGGGAAAATAAATGGTTTCTAAAGTTTCTCTTTTTTTGGTAACGCCATTTTCTAATTGGCACCGCTGCGTGAGGGCGGAAGGCATTGTTGGAGCTCTCCCGATGAAACCTTGCAAGGTTTCATCGGGAAGCGACTGCCTGTAGACCGACCTGCTTGTCCCGATGCAGTCGGGATAAAAGGACACGCCCACAAAAAAAGCTTCCTTAATAGAAAGCTTTGTAGATTTTATTCGAATTTCAAAACAAACATAAATGCTCTGGTTTGCATTGTGGAAATGGCTGGTGTCCAATAAGGTGGTGTGGTTGCTTTGTCCTGAACTAACTCGTTGTTCGTAAAGAATGTTCCTCTGATTGCTGGCGTTAACTTAAATCTGCTAAAATAAAACTGAATTCCTAACTCTGCAGACCAACCGAAATTGTGAGTAGTTGTACGGAAAGTATTCACGCTGTTGTCGCCTTCGGAAGTTTCATTGGACTGAAGATTCATCATATAATTGACACCAACAGCGGCGTAAGGACGCGAGTTGTACCAACGGTCACCGTGGATTTCCAGCAAAATCGGAACATCTACATAAGTGGATTTTACAATTCTTTTCTGATCTACATCAGTTGGAGCGGTAATATTTGGTGTTATACTCCCATCAGGTAATGTAAATCCTCCTGGAAATGCTTCATTGACTTTGTCAAACGTATTGAAGGTCAAATCTCTTTGTACGAAATGTAAACCTGGTTCTATACGAAGATCTAGATAATAATTAAGCCTCATTTTTCCAATCAACCCGGCACCGAAGCTGTAAGTGGATTTGGATTCGACCAGATTTCTGTTGCCATCCATCCCATATTTTGGATTGAGAACCATTTTATAATCAAAATTATTACCAGCCAGATAAAATCCATAACTGAATTTTTCCAGATCCATTCCTTCTCTGTTTTCTTGTCTGTCTTTTGTTCTGAAAAGATTGTTGTAAGTCTGTGCCTGAAGGTTACTGCCCAGTATTATGGCAGATATTGATAATATTTTGATTAATCTTTGCTTCATCCTATTTTGTAGCTTTATAAATGGTGGCTATTCCTAAACTTAATTTTGTATATTCTACTTTTTTGAAACCTGTATTCAGAAGAATGGTTTTCATTTTTTCTCCAAAAGGAAAAGCGTTTACAGAATCCGGAAGATAGGTGTAAGCTCTGTTGTCTTTGGAAACCAAACGCCCGATCGCAGGCAAAATGTTCTTGAAATAAAACATATAAAAAGGTCCTAAAAATCCTTCAACTTTTGAGAATTCTAAGATATAAATACTTTTGTTTTCTTTCACCACTCTTCGTAGTTCTGATAATCCTTTTTCCAGATTTTCAAAATTTCTTACTCCAAATGCAACGGTAACGCCATCAAATTTATTGTCTTCAAACGGAAGTTGTTCTGCATCGCCTTTCTGCATGGTGATTTTGCTGTCAAGATTTTGTTTCTTGATTTTCTCGATTCCAACGTTCAGCATTTGTTGTGAAAGATCTAAACCAACAACGTTGGCATTAGTTCC
Protein-coding sequences here:
- a CDS encoding TonB-dependent receptor domain-containing protein, translating into MKTRSGIFFLLLFSFFSKSQETVKKDSLKKDNQKDSLTSISEVVIQSSRRIKLNDGNIVMNVSGNKDFKTSMNMLDVLRKSPGVTVDQEDGIFLGGRVSPAIFINGKPVVMSSQELQSYLRSLSPEMVESVEINSNPSSKYDAEFKGIIDIKLKKNTNLGWRGSYIGNVYANKFSYRENSLNLSYNTEKLVYNLQFGYNYGISTYRYNALQRLANTNVMRTKNYQEDDAEIYNIQVGIDYRLNNKNRFGVNVRGSFRDNYRTRLGSLYTTNDDETQLIFNTESNNPTHYAQNNYGITTDYSFQNKNFKLSFLGNYLSVENKQKDDFINKDRPTSELLSYWKSDLLNKINIYTGQIDVSQKIGNSTLEAGVKFSDTSTDNNIKYDTLSVSNQFIFDPNRSNIFSYKEKIFAGYLAYSKKFNKLQINAGLRFENTKSISNAITTDSIVSRNYLEWLPSLSTNYVFNKSNELFISYSRKITRPVFSQLNPFRFYFSPLNYWIGNPYLQPSFTSQIKTTYRFKNWVTSFTVGREKDVMTRYPLYNPQTNVLEYLGTNLPYRNFAVLETSFPVKITKWWNVNSQLSGYYNYEFRPYLDEVFALKIYNYEIRLNQVFSLSKGYTINVFANYESKGGNSLYIIKPRYTIDLSIQKLWFDNKLNTKIGYNNIFNSYDQRVEFRHKRIMDNQFTHWWDTRKLLFSLSYNFGSSKYQAKEIQRTEEENRTR
- the ubiE gene encoding bifunctional demethylmenaquinone methyltransferase/2-methoxy-6-polyprenyl-1,4-benzoquinol methylase UbiE, yielding MEHNNVTPYNSENSKKSQVEDMFDNIAPKYDLLNHVLSMKIDVLWRNKLVDMLKKDQPQLVLDVATGTGDLAITVQKGTNANVVGLDLSQQMLNVGIEKIKKQNLDSKITMQKGDAEQLPFEDNKFDGVTVAFGVRNFENLEKGLSELRRVVKENKSIYILEFSKVEGFLGPFYMFYFKNILPAIGRLVSKDNRAYTYLPDSVNAFPFGEKMKTILLNTGFKKVEYTKLSLGIATIYKATK
- the rny gene encoding ribonuclease Y, which produces MDTITIIIGVVALIIGAVAGLFFGKSSLNSKAQYIVEDAKKTAENIIEKANVQAEAVKKEKHLQAKEKFLELKSEHDANINNREKKMQEAEKRTKDKENKLNDELSKAGKLEKDLERQVADYNKKLEIVQKKQHDLDVATAQKVEMLEKISNYSAEEAKNELVESLRAEAKTKAQAHVQSIMEEAQLNAKNEARKIVIQTIQRIGTEQAVENSVSVFNIESDEIKGRIIGREGRNIRALEAATGVEIIVDDTPEAILLSCFDPVRREIARLSLHRLVTDGRIHPARIEEVVEKTRKHIEEEIIEVGKRTIIDLGIHGLHPELVKIVGRMKFRSSYGQNLLQHSREVANIAATMAAELGLNVKLAKRAGLLHDIGKVPEQESELPHALLGMQWAEKYGENAEVINAIGAHHDEIEMTSLLSPIIQVADAISGARPGARRQVLESYIQRLKDLEAAALSFEGVSSAYAIQAGRELRVMVESGKVNDENAYQLSYDISEKIQNELTYPGQVRVTVIRETRAVNIAR
- the porT gene encoding type IX secretion/gliding motility protein PorT/SprT; its protein translation is MKQRLIKILSISAIILGSNLQAQTYNNLFRTKDRQENREGMDLEKFSYGFYLAGNNFDYKMVLNPKYGMDGNRNLVESKSTYSFGAGLIGKMRLNYYLDLRIEPGLHFVQRDLTFNTFDKVNEAFPGGFTLPDGSITPNITAPTDVDQKRIVKSTYVDVPILLEIHGDRWYNSRPYAAVGVNYMMNLQSNETSEGDNSVNTFRTTTHNFGWSAELGIQFYFSRFKLTPAIRGTFFTNNELVQDKATTPPYWTPAISTMQTRAFMFVLKFE
- a CDS encoding cell division protein ZapA — translated: MDFRRITINIAGRNYPLNVPAAEEETLRKVGKQIESMIKDFEASFDVRDKQDALAMCALKLGTNAEVYSLNNEKNIKNTNGRVAKINTLLEQLEK